ATCAGCCTCCGTTGATCGGCTGCAAGCAGCTCCTCAATTTCAATGCTTGCTCCTTCCCGGCTACGGGTGGATTGCTGATCATGTCGGCGGGTACGCTTTGCTTCCTGGTGTTTCTCTTTGAAATCTTCTATAACAAGTCAGGCAAAGTCTCCGTTGCGATGCGACCGCAGGCTGCGCCTTTGAATTAGTCAAATCCCCTCCCCATGCGCCGGTATTATTTACGTTCATTTTCCATCCTGTTGTGGCTGTCCATAGCCCTCTCCGGATGTTCCTATGATCCCGTCCCCATCAATTATGGGAAGGACGTTTGCGATAATTGCCGTATGCAGATCGAAGATCGTGGCTACGGCGCCGAGATCGTTTCGCCCAAGGGGAAAATATATCGATTCGACTCGGGCGAATGCCTGCTCCAGTTCCTGCCCGGACAACCGTTTCCGGCTGACCAGGCGCGGCACCTGCTTGTGACTGATCGCAGTGCTCCGGGGAATCTGGTGGATGCCCGCTCGGCTTACTACCTGATCAGCCAGCAACTGCCAAGTCCGATGGGTGCTGGTCTGAGCGCTTTCCGTTCACAGGACAGTCTCCGGGCTTTTCATAGCCGTTACGACGGCGAAATGCTGGATTGGAAGGAAGTGTATCTTCGTTTCACTAAGCGATAAACGTTTCGTGCCGGTACGTTTTATCATACTGACGGTCCTGCTGTCGTGGGCTCTCCCGGGACGCTGCGCGATTGTTCGCGTCGTGCCGGGGGGCACCTGTCCGACGATCGCAGCAGGTGTCGCTCGTGCAATAGCAGGTGACACCTTGCTGGT
This genomic stretch from Bacteroidota bacterium harbors:
- a CDS encoding nitrous oxide reductase accessory protein NosL yields the protein MRRYYLRSFSILLWLSIALSGCSYDPVPINYGKDVCDNCRMQIEDRGYGAEIVSPKGKIYRFDSGECLLQFLPGQPFPADQARHLLVTDRSAPGNLVDARSAYYLISQQLPSPMGAGLSAFRSQDSLRAFHSRYDGEMLDWKEVYLRFTKR